From a single Halorussus limi genomic region:
- a CDS encoding glucodextranase DOMON-like domain-containing protein — MPEYDWIPSESRRDVLKAVGAGATLPLVGASAASARPTGGDTAHWTTGEQYGVGTVADHGEDDPSRVWFTLTEGALTQARFPRIDLLNLRTLDFVVADPDSGYAARTFDRSRKDDDESPIERTTEMADVDALVFEQTVEDAERGWSLEVEYAAHPGHDAVLADVRFRSRGPEKYDLYVVADTALSNSGKGDAARVRGEGGDRYLTARDTTGDDGAVILDENGDPYNVAVALAADGGFEAASADVVGGDVEALFEDGAFAPHDSAEGNVALVGKVAGNAPQATETVALGFAEDNGERAAADEATGALSASFSAVRADYAKGWREYLKTVETPDSVRGDPALRRQYDAAAMVLKAVESKRFPGAGVASPSVPWGEAVVADEPADYGYNYVWSRDLYQSYTALSAMGDDESALAALEYLYEYQQREDGFLPQNTFLDGRTRWGGEQMDNISFPQVMAYQYLSRRDEDFDAVGFDYENVARSADYVVANGPATGQERWEEESGYSPSTTAAEIAGLACAARLAADEGERADALVYLALADEWQARTEDWMATETGTETHDETPYYFRINDDRDPEDGALLDINNGGPRLDERNVVDAGFLELVRLGVKPWDDEVVRNSLSVVDDTIRVETPHGPAFYRYNGDGYGEQDGSDKYPAGAPWSLDNSGKGRLWPIFSGERGEYELLAGTDSGATAPRNLLETMAGFANSGRMIPEQVWDRPEPTAFGWEFGAGTGSATPLAWSMAQFVRLAHSIDAGEPVERPGFVAKRYADGQRPDGPSLDVDFPPSVVGSETVTVSGTTDGAEVVVKTAGETVRREVGSDGRFSVDLAVGDGETELTVVAATAGDVTEVGTSVARQTVARVDVGDPVAEFDDPADDDHGPGSYVYPKAGAFVDGAFDIDSFGVYETDESYQFLVRLAGELTNPWGGNAISVQNVQIYLRDPDASGGTTEAREGVNATFEAPYQYRVFAEGFVAPRVEAADGSTVTRDVRLSGYQSIDAIKIEVPKSAVGGNLSGKQLVPLLLGQDGYSPGRIRPVKAEAGDYVFGGGRDDDANPNVIDLVTPDGTDQSEALDYSASERATIPYLSL, encoded by the coding sequence GTGCCAGAATACGACTGGATTCCGAGCGAGTCGCGACGAGACGTACTGAAGGCGGTCGGCGCGGGCGCGACGCTCCCGCTGGTCGGGGCGAGCGCGGCCTCCGCGCGGCCGACCGGAGGTGACACCGCCCACTGGACGACCGGCGAGCAGTACGGCGTCGGCACCGTCGCCGACCACGGCGAGGACGACCCCTCTCGGGTCTGGTTCACCCTGACAGAGGGCGCGCTGACGCAGGCCCGATTCCCCCGAATCGACCTGCTGAATCTCCGGACGCTCGATTTCGTGGTGGCCGACCCGGACTCGGGGTACGCCGCCCGGACGTTCGACCGGAGCAGGAAGGACGACGACGAGTCGCCAATCGAACGGACGACCGAGATGGCCGACGTCGACGCGCTGGTCTTCGAACAGACTGTCGAAGACGCCGAGCGCGGGTGGAGCCTCGAAGTCGAGTACGCCGCCCACCCCGGCCACGACGCCGTCCTCGCAGACGTGCGCTTCCGGTCGCGCGGCCCCGAGAAGTACGACCTTTACGTCGTCGCCGACACCGCACTCTCGAACAGCGGCAAGGGCGACGCGGCCCGGGTCCGCGGGGAGGGCGGCGACCGCTATCTGACGGCCCGCGACACCACCGGCGACGACGGGGCCGTGATTCTGGACGAGAACGGCGACCCCTACAACGTGGCAGTCGCGCTCGCCGCCGACGGCGGGTTCGAGGCCGCGAGCGCCGACGTGGTCGGCGGCGACGTGGAGGCGCTGTTCGAAGACGGGGCGTTCGCGCCTCACGACAGCGCGGAGGGCAACGTCGCGCTCGTCGGGAAGGTGGCCGGGAACGCGCCGCAGGCAACGGAGACGGTCGCGCTCGGGTTCGCCGAGGACAACGGCGAGCGCGCGGCCGCCGACGAGGCGACCGGCGCGCTCTCGGCGTCGTTCTCCGCGGTCCGGGCCGACTACGCGAAGGGGTGGCGCGAGTATCTGAAGACGGTCGAGACCCCCGACTCGGTCCGGGGCGACCCCGCCCTCCGGCGGCAGTACGACGCGGCCGCGATGGTCCTGAAAGCGGTCGAGTCCAAGCGGTTCCCCGGCGCGGGGGTCGCGAGTCCGAGCGTCCCGTGGGGCGAGGCGGTCGTCGCCGACGAACCCGCGGACTACGGCTACAACTACGTCTGGTCGCGGGACCTCTATCAGTCGTACACCGCGCTGTCGGCGATGGGCGACGACGAGAGCGCGCTCGCGGCGCTCGAATACCTCTACGAGTACCAGCAGCGCGAGGACGGCTTCCTCCCGCAGAACACCTTCCTCGACGGCCGGACTCGGTGGGGCGGCGAGCAGATGGACAACATCTCGTTCCCGCAGGTGATGGCCTACCAGTACCTGTCTCGCCGCGACGAGGACTTCGACGCGGTGGGCTTCGACTACGAGAACGTCGCGCGCTCGGCGGACTACGTGGTCGCCAACGGTCCCGCGACGGGACAGGAGCGATGGGAGGAGGAGTCGGGGTACTCGCCCTCGACCACCGCGGCCGAAATCGCGGGTCTCGCCTGCGCCGCCCGACTCGCGGCCGACGAGGGCGAACGCGCCGACGCGCTGGTCTACCTCGCGCTGGCCGACGAGTGGCAGGCCCGCACCGAGGACTGGATGGCGACCGAGACGGGCACCGAGACCCACGACGAGACGCCCTACTACTTCCGCATCAACGACGACAGGGACCCCGAGGACGGCGCGCTACTCGACATCAACAACGGCGGGCCGCGACTCGACGAGCGCAACGTCGTGGACGCGGGCTTCCTCGAACTGGTCCGCCTCGGGGTCAAACCGTGGGACGACGAGGTGGTACGCAACTCGCTGTCGGTCGTGGACGACACCATCCGCGTGGAGACGCCCCACGGCCCGGCGTTCTACCGGTACAACGGCGACGGCTACGGCGAGCAGGACGGGAGCGACAAGTACCCCGCAGGAGCGCCTTGGAGCCTCGACAACTCCGGGAAGGGTCGGCTCTGGCCCATCTTCTCGGGCGAGCGCGGCGAGTACGAACTGCTCGCGGGCACCGACTCGGGCGCGACCGCACCCCGGAACCTGCTGGAGACGATGGCCGGGTTCGCCAACTCCGGCCGGATGATTCCCGAACAGGTCTGGGACCGGCCCGAACCCACCGCGTTCGGCTGGGAGTTCGGCGCGGGGACTGGGTCGGCCACGCCGCTGGCGTGGAGCATGGCCCAGTTCGTCCGCCTCGCCCACTCCATCGACGCGGGCGAACCGGTCGAGCGACCCGGATTCGTCGCGAAGCGGTACGCCGACGGCCAGCGTCCCGACGGGCCGAGCCTCGACGTCGACTTCCCGCCGAGCGTCGTCGGTAGCGAGACGGTCACGGTCTCGGGAACGACCGACGGCGCGGAGGTCGTCGTCAAGACCGCAGGCGAGACGGTCCGGCGAGAAGTCGGGAGCGACGGGCGGTTCTCCGTCGACCTCGCGGTCGGCGACGGCGAGACCGAACTCACGGTGGTCGCGGCGACGGCGGGCGACGTGACCGAGGTCGGCACCTCGGTCGCCCGGCAGACGGTCGCTCGCGTGGACGTGGGCGACCCGGTCGCCGAGTTCGACGACCCCGCGGACGACGACCACGGGCCGGGGAGCTACGTCTACCCGAAGGCCGGTGCGTTCGTCGACGGCGCGTTCGACATCGACTCGTTCGGCGTCTACGAGACCGACGAGAGCTACCAGTTCCTCGTCCGACTGGCGGGCGAACTCACGAACCCGTGGGGCGGCAACGCGATTTCGGTCCAGAACGTCCAGATTTACCTCCGGGACCCCGACGCCTCCGGTGGCACGACCGAGGCCCGCGAGGGCGTCAACGCGACCTTCGAGGCCCCCTACCAGTACCGGGTGTTCGCAGAAGGATTCGTCGCGCCGCGGGTCGAGGCCGCCGACGGGTCGACGGTTACGCGCGACGTGCGCCTGTCGGGCTATCAATCAATAGACGCGATAAAAATCGAGGTGCCCAAGTCGGCCGTGGGTGGAAACCTCTCGGGCAAGCAACTGGTCCCGCTCCTGCTCGGGCAGGACGGGTACAGTCCCGGCCGCATCCGCCCAGTGAAGGCCGAGGCCGGCGATTACGTCTTCGGCGGCGGACGCGACGACGACGCGAATCCGAACGTCATCGACCTCGTGACGCCCGACGGCACCGACCAGTCAGAGGCGCTGGACTACTCCGCGAGCGAACGGGCGACGATTCCCTACCTGTCGCTGTAG
- a CDS encoding glutathione S-transferase family protein produces the protein MNMLVDGEWRTGAYESTDEEGNFDRQETSFRNWVGESRGDSERSGGERGELRDDTEFPAEAGRYHLYVSLACPWAHRTLVIRALKGLEDAISVSVVDPYRENDGWEFSPEKEGCTEDRVNGFDYLRETYVAADPDFTGRVTVPVLWDTERETIVNNESEEIMRMLDTAFDAVAKHDVTLYPEGYRDEVDETIEDIYDPINNGVYRAGFAGTQEAYDEAVTELFDALDRYDDLLDDRRYLCGDRLTEADVAMFTTLVRFDAVYHTHFKCNVRQISDYENLWPYLRDLYQTPGVAQTVNMSHIKEHYYRSHADLNPKRIVPKGPAIDFELPHDRDELPGGPPEELVASPR, from the coding sequence ATGAACATGCTCGTGGACGGCGAGTGGCGGACCGGCGCCTACGAATCCACCGACGAGGAGGGGAACTTCGACCGACAGGAGACCAGTTTCCGGAACTGGGTCGGCGAGTCGCGGGGCGACTCAGAGCGTTCGGGCGGGGAGCGAGGCGAACTCCGAGACGACACCGAGTTCCCGGCCGAGGCCGGGCGCTACCACCTCTACGTCTCGCTGGCCTGCCCGTGGGCCCACAGGACGCTCGTCATCCGCGCGCTCAAGGGCTTGGAGGACGCCATCTCGGTCTCGGTCGTGGACCCCTACCGCGAGAACGACGGGTGGGAGTTCAGTCCCGAGAAAGAGGGGTGTACGGAGGACCGCGTCAACGGCTTCGACTACCTCCGGGAGACCTACGTCGCGGCCGACCCCGACTTCACGGGCCGGGTCACGGTGCCCGTGCTGTGGGACACCGAACGCGAGACCATCGTGAACAACGAGTCCGAGGAGATAATGCGGATGCTCGATACCGCGTTTGACGCGGTGGCCAAGCACGACGTGACCCTCTACCCCGAGGGCTACCGCGACGAGGTCGACGAGACCATCGAGGACATCTACGACCCCATCAACAACGGCGTCTACCGCGCCGGGTTCGCGGGCACCCAAGAGGCGTACGACGAGGCAGTCACGGAACTGTTCGACGCGCTCGACCGTTACGACGACCTGCTGGACGACCGGCGGTACCTCTGTGGCGACCGACTCACGGAGGCCGACGTTGCGATGTTCACCACGCTGGTCCGGTTCGACGCGGTGTACCACACCCACTTCAAGTGCAACGTCCGCCAGATTTCCGACTACGAGAACCTCTGGCCCTACCTCCGGGACCTCTACCAGACGCCGGGCGTCGCCCAGACCGTGAACATGAGCCACATCAAGGAACACTACTACCGGAGTCACGCCGACCTCAACCCCAAGCGCATCGTGCCGAAGGGTCCGGCCATCGACTTCGAACTACCCCACGACCGAGACGAACTGCCGGGCGGCCCGCCGGAGGAACTCGTCGCGTCGCCCCGGTAA
- a CDS encoding helix-turn-helix domain-containing protein → MRAFSFALEYEGGADPVADAFRAHSDLYGHSLACAVVPDHCWRVDRLTGPTEALERAEAAYAESGHAADCFGADGCGRDLRVEALHRDPSTRILFTGWTRTEGCRSIPHLALEYLGPGVLFATERHGPRYEWHVLMPSDANLGELSDVIRTAAGAGVRFDLRQVTDESAWLSAYSGRPALPYTHYEAMAAAVERGYYETPREITVAELAEELDLPRSTLSYRLRRAEAELAQSFVGGER, encoded by the coding sequence ATGCGCGCCTTTTCGTTCGCGCTGGAGTACGAGGGCGGCGCCGACCCGGTCGCGGACGCGTTTCGCGCCCACTCGGACCTCTACGGACACTCGCTGGCCTGTGCGGTCGTACCGGACCACTGCTGGCGGGTGGACCGCCTGACCGGCCCGACGGAGGCACTGGAGCGCGCCGAGGCGGCCTACGCCGAGTCGGGCCACGCCGCCGACTGCTTCGGGGCGGACGGCTGCGGCCGGGACCTCCGAGTCGAGGCGCTCCACCGGGACCCCTCCACGCGAATCCTGTTCACCGGGTGGACCCGGACGGAGGGGTGCCGGTCGATACCCCACCTCGCGCTGGAGTATCTGGGTCCCGGCGTCCTCTTCGCCACGGAGCGCCACGGCCCGCGCTACGAGTGGCACGTCCTGATGCCGAGCGACGCCAACCTCGGGGAACTCTCGGACGTGATTCGAACCGCGGCGGGCGCGGGCGTCCGGTTCGACCTGCGGCAAGTGACCGACGAGTCGGCGTGGCTCTCGGCCTACAGCGGGCGGCCCGCGCTCCCCTACACCCATTACGAGGCGATGGCGGCCGCGGTGGAGCGAGGCTACTACGAGACGCCCCGCGAGATTACCGTGGCGGAACTGGCCGAGGAACTCGACCTGCCGCGCTCGACGCTCTCGTATCGACTCCGGCGGGCGGAGGCGGAACTGGCCCAGAGTTTCGTGGGAGGGGAGCGGTAG
- the ctaD gene encoding cytochrome c oxidase subunit I, whose protein sequence is MGVVLFAVAAYILRIEDWRSYTPLTGGGGGAYREGAETTHAEKPGGLARWLTTVDHKDIGILYGIYGLTAFAWGGINIILMRTELMTPDSVIIGANFYNSLLTSHGITMLFLFGTPILAAFGNYFIPLLIGADDMAFPRINAIAFWLLPPGALLIWSGFFFAPLGIGIEPSQTAWTMYTPLSVEQTNPGVDLMLLGLHLTGVSATMGAINFIATIFTERGEEVGWERLDIFSWTMLTQSGLILFSFPLLGSALVMLLLDRNFGTMFFAVEGGGPLLWQHLFWFFGHPEVYILVLPPMGLVSLILPRFAGRKLFGFKFVVYSTLAIGVLSFGVWAHHMFSTGIDPRIRGSFMAVSLAIAIPSAVKTFNWITTMWNGRLRLTTPMLFSIGFVQNFIIGGVTGVFLASIPVDLVLHDTYYVVGHFHFIVMGAIAVAGFAGIYYWFPLFTGRMYQRTLGKWHFWLTMIGTNMVFFSLLILGYGGMPRRYATYLPKFQDLHVVAGIGTFVLAFAQLIFVWNIVTSWMEGRRVESGDPWDLEEDGLKTKEWAWFERKRETALTDGGDEGVTDGGGDPTADADS, encoded by the coding sequence ATGGGCGTAGTGTTGTTCGCCGTCGCCGCGTACATACTCCGAATCGAAGACTGGCGGTCGTACACGCCGCTGACGGGGGGCGGTGGCGGTGCCTACCGCGAGGGTGCAGAGACGACTCACGCGGAGAAACCCGGCGGACTAGCCCGCTGGTTGACGACTGTAGACCACAAGGACATCGGTATCCTCTACGGTATCTACGGCCTCACCGCGTTCGCGTGGGGCGGTATCAACATCATCCTGATGCGGACCGAACTCATGACGCCGGACTCCGTCATCATCGGGGCGAACTTCTACAACTCGCTGCTGACCTCTCACGGTATCACGATGCTGTTCCTCTTCGGGACGCCGATTCTCGCGGCGTTCGGTAACTACTTCATTCCGCTGCTCATCGGCGCGGACGACATGGCGTTCCCACGAATCAACGCCATCGCGTTCTGGTTGCTGCCGCCCGGCGCGCTCCTCATCTGGTCCGGGTTCTTCTTCGCACCGCTGGGAATCGGCATCGAACCGTCTCAGACGGCGTGGACGATGTACACGCCGCTGTCGGTCGAACAGACCAACCCCGGCGTGGACCTGATGCTGCTCGGCCTCCACTTGACCGGCGTCTCGGCGACGATGGGTGCGATAAACTTCATCGCGACCATCTTCACCGAGCGCGGCGAGGAGGTGGGGTGGGAGCGCCTCGACATCTTCTCGTGGACGATGCTCACTCAGTCGGGACTCATCCTGTTCTCGTTCCCGCTGCTGGGGAGCGCACTGGTCATGCTCCTGCTCGACCGTAACTTCGGCACGATGTTCTTCGCCGTCGAAGGCGGCGGACCGCTGCTCTGGCAGCACCTGTTCTGGTTCTTCGGCCACCCCGAGGTGTACATCCTCGTGTTGCCGCCGATGGGACTGGTCAGCCTCATCTTACCTAGATTCGCGGGCCGGAAGCTGTTCGGGTTCAAATTCGTCGTCTACTCGACGCTGGCCATCGGCGTCCTCTCCTTCGGTGTGTGGGCCCACCACATGTTCTCCACCGGCATCGACCCCCGGATTCGCGGGAGTTTCATGGCGGTGTCGCTGGCAATCGCCATCCCGAGTGCGGTCAAGACGTTCAACTGGATTACCACGATGTGGAACGGGAGACTCCGGTTGACCACGCCGATGCTGTTCTCTATCGGTTTCGTCCAGAACTTCATCATCGGGGGCGTCACCGGCGTCTTCCTCGCGTCGATTCCGGTCGACCTCGTGCTGCACGACACCTACTACGTGGTCGGGCACTTCCACTTCATCGTGATGGGTGCCATCGCCGTCGCCGGATTCGCGGGCATCTACTACTGGTTCCCGCTGTTCACCGGTCGGATGTACCAGCGCACTCTCGGCAAGTGGCACTTCTGGCTCACCATGATCGGGACGAACATGGTGTTCTTCTCCCTGCTCATCCTCGGCTACGGCGGGATGCCCCGGCGCTACGCCACCTACCTCCCGAAGTTTCAGGACCTCCACGTCGTCGCCGGAATCGGGACGTTCGTCCTCGCGTTCGCCCAACTCATCTTCGTCTGGAACATCGTGACCTCGTGGATGGAGGGCCGCCGCGTCGAGAGCGGCGACCCGTGGGACCTCGAAGAGGACGGCCTGAAGACCAAGGAGTGGGCGTGGTTCGAGCGCAAGCGCGAGACGGCCCTCACCGACGGCGGCGACGAGGGCGTCACCGACGGCGGGGGAGATCCGACCGCCGACGCCGACTCGTAG
- a CDS encoding CopG family ribbon-helix-helix protein: MTVVSISMPDELLERIDEFADEHGYTGRSEVFREAGRNLLGEFEDKKLEDRDLMGVVTVLFNYENSGVEQRMMELRHEYDGLVTSNVHNHVGDHYCMELFILEGGLEDISTFVGKIRATQDTLTVDYSVIPVDEVGPFAGGE, from the coding sequence GTGACAGTCGTCAGTATCTCGATGCCGGACGAACTGCTGGAGCGCATCGACGAGTTCGCCGACGAACACGGCTACACCGGTCGGAGCGAGGTGTTCCGGGAGGCCGGACGCAACCTGCTCGGCGAGTTCGAGGACAAGAAACTCGAAGACCGCGACCTGATGGGCGTCGTCACGGTGCTGTTCAACTACGAGAACTCGGGCGTCGAGCAGCGCATGATGGAACTGCGCCACGAGTACGACGGCCTCGTGACCTCGAACGTTCACAACCACGTCGGCGACCACTACTGCATGGAACTGTTCATCCTCGAAGGCGGTCTCGAAGACATCTCGACGTTCGTCGGGAAGATTCGGGCCACGCAGGACACCCTCACGGTCGATTACTCGGTGATTCCGGTGGACGAGGTCGGGCCGTTCGCTGGCGGCGAGTGA
- a CDS encoding PKD domain-containing protein, with protein MNADKTTILSITLAMLLVTSVLPASIVGLVGTARADHGDGPVYTVRQPGTPVCYEVSPYSYDHPKMVPEVELREQEYYEGPPESDVYGDFENPDWNGFESIESQMDYRYRNDTDPGPERAWKGQTEYYAPYLNDQYIMEGWEYATYGKYNWSHDGHSHLWFYENADGEVSLVVRHDKLYEETGTSSHNPYNGEHGPGDGFLEPAPGGGTAEWTFDNLPSGEWAYIDDMYPQGLDDYYTDGNVRYGHRQAQYESQPLSEFSGGYFDIDWVWGTNGTDGGAYRGFQNLEQGESVTIDASFTGDIQKWAVRNNAGHDNTSGEMKDLQMGQPVVIERGANCQNLEASLSASSNPIEAGESVTFTAGEGANEYRWDFDGDGQIDANTSTREVPHTYNSSTTAQVSVTMVADGRSVSASTTVEVRPDRAPSADFSVTSEGDGGSHVVGERVTFNGSASSDNVEISQYEWNLNGTAANGDTARRSFSSAGEKTVTLTVTDRIGNTANVTKTVQVVEPDDPQARASATPTEVEAGAPVTFSANESSDGNGVIESYEWDLRGGSGPEETGQNVAWTYDSSGTKNATLTVTDSHGRTDTANLTVTVTNATTPTIDSVSVEEGDEVSVSGTLDVSASASDRSTPLTYEWIFRRSDGSRVGTATGQTVSFGGFDRQGSATVELVVTDAAGHRNSTGEIAISVTGKPSAALSATDQTRVGKSVTFDASNSTDTGSITEFRWDFDGDGTIDANTTSENRTATHTYGSSDTYTASVTVVDDDGNTDNATTRIEVKPKKKAVSGGGGGGGGGGGGGFGPPPILTETKRTGANTAAIDVRQAQEGRTVEADIPASAVANETGVRFEHLTVEPTGDDAHVVFQTAVSADAPESTPALTATDESLAYLGLDAKYFEDGVANASVEFTVEQSALGALASGEDVAVYQYDGEWRKLDATVSESTADGYRVKVKTDSLGTLAVGANRPLSVTETGLSADTVATGDEVTANVTVRNTGTAARSATVNLTVDGSALASKRVEVPPGETRDLTLTGTAPSPGTYEATVGGVSTGNLTVVETLPAETAVTDVALNTSSISAGERVEITATVENTGGQPGEQAVALTMFGEEIANKSVRVPAGETKEVTFVRRVDAAGNYTVDVNGQTAKLGVSKADDNGLGNAAPGVPGFGVGTALVALLAAALLARRRG; from the coding sequence ATGAACGCCGATAAAACCACGATACTGAGTATCACGCTTGCGATGTTGTTGGTCACGTCGGTGCTCCCCGCGAGCATCGTCGGACTGGTCGGAACGGCACGGGCGGACCACGGCGACGGACCGGTCTACACGGTACGACAGCCCGGGACGCCGGTCTGCTACGAAGTGAGTCCGTACTCCTACGACCACCCGAAGATGGTCCCCGAAGTCGAGTTGCGAGAGCAGGAGTACTACGAGGGACCGCCCGAGTCCGACGTGTACGGGGACTTCGAGAACCCCGACTGGAACGGCTTCGAGTCCATCGAGTCCCAGATGGACTACCGCTACCGGAACGACACCGACCCCGGGCCCGAACGGGCGTGGAAGGGTCAGACGGAGTACTACGCGCCGTACCTCAACGACCAGTACATCATGGAGGGCTGGGAGTACGCCACCTACGGGAAGTACAACTGGTCGCACGACGGCCACAGCCACCTCTGGTTCTACGAGAACGCCGACGGCGAGGTGAGCCTCGTCGTCCGCCACGACAAACTGTACGAGGAGACCGGCACCTCCTCGCACAATCCGTACAACGGAGAACACGGCCCCGGAGACGGGTTCCTCGAACCTGCTCCCGGCGGCGGCACGGCCGAGTGGACGTTCGATAACCTGCCGAGCGGCGAGTGGGCGTACATCGACGACATGTACCCGCAGGGACTGGACGACTACTACACCGACGGGAACGTCCGCTACGGCCACCGGCAGGCCCAATACGAGTCCCAACCCCTGAGCGAGTTCAGCGGCGGCTACTTCGACATCGACTGGGTCTGGGGTACTAACGGAACCGACGGCGGGGCGTACCGCGGGTTCCAGAACTTAGAGCAGGGCGAGAGCGTCACCATCGACGCCTCGTTCACCGGCGACATTCAGAAGTGGGCCGTGCGCAACAACGCCGGCCACGATAACACGAGCGGCGAGATGAAGGACCTCCAGATGGGTCAGCCGGTCGTCATCGAGCGCGGCGCGAACTGCCAGAACCTCGAAGCCAGCCTCAGCGCGAGTTCGAACCCGATAGAGGCGGGCGAGAGCGTGACGTTCACCGCCGGCGAGGGTGCGAACGAGTACCGCTGGGACTTCGACGGCGACGGCCAAATCGACGCCAACACCTCGACGCGAGAGGTCCCGCACACCTACAATAGCTCCACCACCGCGCAGGTGAGCGTGACGATGGTCGCCGACGGACGGTCGGTGTCGGCGTCCACGACGGTCGAGGTGAGACCGGACCGAGCGCCGAGCGCCGACTTCAGCGTGACCAGCGAGGGCGACGGCGGGAGCCACGTCGTCGGAGAACGGGTCACCTTCAACGGGTCGGCGAGTTCGGACAACGTCGAAATCTCGCAGTACGAGTGGAACCTGAACGGGACGGCGGCGAACGGCGACACCGCCCGACGGAGTTTCTCCTCGGCGGGCGAGAAGACCGTGACGCTGACCGTCACCGACCGAATCGGTAACACCGCCAACGTCACGAAGACGGTGCAAGTCGTCGAACCCGACGACCCGCAGGCCAGAGCCTCGGCGACTCCGACGGAAGTCGAAGCGGGCGCGCCGGTGACGTTCAGCGCGAACGAGAGCAGCGACGGTAACGGCGTCATCGAGAGCTACGAGTGGGACCTCAGAGGCGGGTCCGGTCCCGAGGAGACCGGCCAGAACGTGGCGTGGACCTACGACTCGTCCGGTACGAAGAACGCGACGCTGACCGTCACGGACAGCCACGGTCGGACGGACACGGCGAATCTCACCGTCACGGTCACGAACGCGACGACGCCGACCATCGACTCGGTCAGCGTCGAGGAGGGCGACGAGGTGTCGGTCAGCGGCACCCTCGATGTCAGCGCCTCGGCGAGCGACCGTAGTACGCCGCTGACCTACGAGTGGATATTCCGACGGAGCGATGGCAGTAGAGTCGGTACGGCGACGGGCCAGACCGTCAGTTTCGGCGGATTCGACCGGCAGGGGTCCGCGACGGTCGAACTCGTCGTGACCGACGCGGCGGGCCACCGGAACTCGACCGGCGAGATAGCCATCAGCGTCACCGGCAAGCCGAGCGCCGCGCTCTCGGCGACCGACCAGACGCGGGTAGGCAAGTCCGTGACCTTCGACGCGAGTAACTCGACGGACACAGGGAGCATCACTGAGTTCCGCTGGGACTTCGACGGCGACGGGACGATCGACGCGAACACGACGAGCGAGAACCGGACCGCGACCCACACCTACGGCAGTTCCGACACGTACACCGCCTCGGTGACGGTCGTGGACGACGACGGCAACACCGACAACGCGACGACCCGAATCGAGGTCAAGCCAAAGAAGAAGGCCGTCTCCGGCGGAGGAGGCGGCGGTGGCGGCGGAGGCGGCGGTGGATTCGGCCCGCCGCCGATTCTGACCGAGACGAAGCGGACCGGCGCGAACACCGCGGCCATCGACGTGCGGCAGGCCCAGGAGGGCCGGACGGTGGAGGCCGACATCCCGGCCAGCGCGGTCGCCAACGAGACCGGCGTGCGCTTCGAGCACCTGACGGTCGAACCCACCGGGGACGACGCACACGTCGTCTTCCAGACCGCGGTGAGCGCCGACGCGCCCGAGAGCACTCCGGCGCTGACCGCGACCGACGAGTCGCTGGCGTACCTCGGCCTCGACGCGAAGTACTTCGAGGACGGGGTCGCGAACGCGTCTGTAGAATTCACCGTCGAGCAGTCCGCGCTCGGCGCACTCGCCTCGGGTGAGGACGTCGCAGTCTACCAGTACGACGGCGAATGGCGAAAGCTCGACGCGACTGTTTCGGAGTCGACCGCCGACGGCTACCGGGTGAAAGTGAAGACCGACTCGCTCGGTACGCTCGCGGTCGGCGCGAACCGGCCGCTGTCGGTCACGGAGACCGGACTCTCGGCCGACACCGTGGCGACCGGCGACGAGGTGACGGCGAACGTGACCGTCCGGAATACCGGAACCGCGGCCCGGAGCGCGACGGTCAACCTCACGGTCGACGGGAGCGCGCTGGCATCGAAGCGAGTCGAGGTGCCCCCGGGCGAGACGAGGGACCTGACCCTGACCGGAACCGCGCCGTCGCCCGGCACCTACGAGGCGACGGTCGGCGGCGTCTCGACGGGGAACCTGACCGTCGTGGAGACGCTCCCGGCCGAGACGGCGGTGACGGACGTGGCGCTGAACACCTCGTCCATCTCGGCGGGCGAGCGAGTCGAGATCACCGCGACCGTCGAAAACACCGGCGGTCAACCCGGCGAGCAGGCGGTCGCGCTGACGATGTTCGGCGAGGAGATAGCCAACAAGTCCGTTCGCGTTCCCGCGGGCGAGACGAAGGAAGTCACCTTCGTCCGGCGCGTGGACGCCGCGGGCAACTACACGGTGGACGTGAACGGCCAGACGGCTAAACTCGGCGTCTCGAAGGCCGACGACAACGGTCTCGGTAACGCCGCGCCCGGCGTCCCCGGATTCGGCGTCGGCACGGCGCTGGTCGCGCTCCTCGCGGCCGCGCTGCTGGCGCGGCGTCGAGGCTGA